Proteins encoded in a region of the Euleptes europaea isolate rEulEur1 chromosome 3, rEulEur1.hap1, whole genome shotgun sequence genome:
- the LEP gene encoding leptin has protein sequence MGTAGVSRRALLWVWLASLYSQLAEADLRSDIQALSEVTISRVQQFPELSLRIRGLEFVPEQPPAARLAAIDGALARFQQVLARLLPREPAAAQVANDVENLRSLVGRLAAQLGCALDGPSAQADLGQLQARLDDSAFTVVSVTFHRLRELLRFLQGHLDQVRSC, from the exons ATGGGCACGGCGGGCGTCTCCAGGCGCGCCCTCCTGTGGGTCTGGCTGGCCTCCCTCTACAGCCAGCTGGCCGAAGCCGACCTCCGCTCCGACATCCAGGCCCTGTCGGAAGTCACCATCTCCCGGGTGCAGCAG TTCCCGGAGCTGAGCCTGAGGATCCGCGGCCTGGAGTTCGTCCCGGAGCAGCCGCCCGCGGCCCGCCTGGCGGCCATCGACGGGGCCCTGGCGCGCTTCCAGCAGGTCCTGGCGCGGCtgctgccccgggagccggcgGCGGCCCAAGTCGCCAACGACGTGGAGAACCTGCGCAGCCTGGTGGGGCGGCTGGCCGCCCAGCTGGGCTGCGCCCTCGACGGCCCCTCCGCGCAGGCAGACCTGGGCCAGCTGCAGGCCCGCCTGGACGACTCCGCCTTCACCGTCGTCTCCGTGACCTTCCACCGCCTGCGGGAGCTCCTGCGCTTCCTCCAAGGCCACCTGGACCAAGTCCGGAGCTGCTAG